The DNA segment CACACCCCGAAGCCCGCCCGGACGCCCCGGTGCGCGACGAGCCCGCCGCCGAACGCCTGCCCGCCGCGCACGCCTCCGCCGCCTGGCGGTGCCTCGTCGCGCTGCTGCTCGCCATGCTCGCCCTCGGCGGCGGCGCGCCCGCCGTGGCCGGCGCGGGCCTCCCCGTACGCGCGGTGGCGTCCCCCGCCGGTCCGCACACGGCACCGGCCCCCGCCCCGCCCCCGCGCGGCACACCCGCCGCCCGGACCGCCGGGGCCATGACGGCCGTCCCCGGCCTCCCCGCACACTCCCTGTCCGGCACCCGTTCCGGCGCGTCCACCCCGGCCGCCGCCGCGCCCCCGACTCTCATCGACGGGGGACCGCGCCCCGGCCCGTGGGCGGCCGCCGAACACCCCCGTACCGCACACCAGCTGCCGCCGCCCTACGCCGGCGGGCTCGTCCCCAGCCCCGCCGGCGTCCCGCTGCCGCTCCCCGTCCCCTCCTCCGCCCGCCCCGTCCCCGCCGAGGCGGCGCCGAACCCGCGCCCGGCGCTCCCCGGCGTGCGCGGACCTCCCGGCACCGGTTCCCACCGGTCCGGGGACCGCCCAGCGGTCCCGCTCACCCACCACGCCGTGCCGTTCCCGCCGTCCTGACCCGGACGGGGAGCGCCCGGCGCTCCCCGGAGGAAACCCCGCAATGACGCGCGCCACCACGGTGCGGGCAATTCTGGCTGCGGCCGTACTGCTCGTCTCCGTGTTCATCTCGCTGAACATGTCACCCAGACTCGGCCTCGACCTCCAGGGCGGCACCCGCATGGTGCTCCAGGCCAAGGACTCCGAGACCGCCAAGGCCGACCGCGAGAGCACCGACCGCACCCTGGAGGTGCTGCGCCGCCGCATCGACTCGCTCGGCGTGACGGAACCCACGCTGACCCGCTCCGGCGACAACCGGATCATCGTCGAGCTCCCCGACGTCCAGGACCCCCGCAAGGCCGCCGAGGTCATCGGCAAGACCGCCCAGCTGACCTTCCACGCCGTCCAGGGCCCCGGCCTGCCGGAGGGCGCCGAGGGCGAGAAGGACAAGGAAAAGGACAAGGGCGGCAAGGAGCTGACCCTGCCCGACGAGGACGGCCGGCCGCTCGCCCTCGGCCCCGTCGCGCTCTCGGGCGCGGGCGTCAAGGAGGCGAAGGCGTCCTTCGACGCCCAGCAGGGAGCCGGCTGGACCGTCTCGCTCGACTTCCACAAGGACGCCGGCCGGAAGTGGACCAAGCTGACCGGTGAGGCGGCCTGCAACCCGGTCCAGGACGAACGGCGCCGGGTCGCCATCGTGCTGGACGAGAAGGTGATCTCCTCCCCGCAGGTCTCGCCGTCCGTCTCCTGCGGTACGGGCCTGCCCTCCGGCTCCACCCAGATCACCGGCTCCTTCAGCGCCGACGAGGCCCGCGAGCTCGCCCTCCTGATCGAGGGCGGCGCCCTGCCGGTGCCCGTCGAGATCGTCGAGCAGCGGACCGTCGGCCCGACGCTCGGCGCCGCCGCCATCGACGCCAGCGCCCGTGCCGCCCTGATCGGCGCGTCCGCCACGGCCCTGTTCATCATCGTCATCTACCGCCTGTTCGGGGCGCTCGCCGCCGTCGCGCTGGCCGCCTACGGCGTCATCTCGTACGCCGCCCTCGTCGGCCTCGGGGTCACGCTCACCCTGCCGGGGCTCGCCGGGTTCGTTCTGGCCATCGGCATGGCCGTCGACGCGAACGTGCTCGTCTTCGAACGGGCCAGGGAGGAGTTCGCGGCCAGACCGGGCAAGTCCTCCTCCCTGCGCGCCTCGCTCGCCGCCGGTTTCAAGGGCGCCTGGAGTGCCGTCGCCGACTCCAACGTGACGACGCTCATCGCGGCCGGGCTGCTGTTCTTCCTCGGCTCGGGCCCGGTCAAGGGCTTCGGGGTCACGCTCGCCATCGGTGTGCTGGCCTCGATGTTCTCCGCACTCGTCATCGCCCGCGCCCTCACCGAGATCGCGTCCCGCTCCCGGTTCGTCGCCGACTACCGGGGCGTCAACGGCATCGGCATTCCGGGCCGGGTCCGCACCTGGCTCAGCCGGCGCAACCCGCACCTGATGCGCCACCCGCGCCGCTGGCTGACGATCTCCGCCGTGCTGATCGCGGTGGCCGTCGCGGGCATCGTGGTGCGCGGCGTCAACTTCGGCGTCGAGTTCACCGGCGGACGCCTCGTCGAGTACTCCACCAGCCGCCCGGTGGACGTGGACGCCGCCCGCAAGGCCCTGGCGGGCGCCGGATTCGGCGACGCCGAGGTCACCACGGCCGGGGCCGGCGACATCTCCGTACGCACCAAGGACCTCGACAACAACGAGGAGCACACACTGCGGGCCGCGCTGGCCGCCGAGGGAGGTGAGACGACCAAGGTCCGCGACGAGCTGATCGGCCCCAGCCTCGGCGACGAACTGCGGCGCAACGCGTTGATCGCCCTGGGCATCGCCGTACTCGTCCAGCTCGCCTATCTGGCGTTCCGGTTCCGCTGGACCTTCGCCCTGGGCTCGGTCGGGGCGCTGGTGCACGACGTGATCATCCTGATCGGGGCGTTCGCCTGGATGGGGCGGACCGTCGACGGCATCTTCCTGGCCTCCCTGCTCACCGTCATCGGCTACTCCGTCAACGACTCGGTGGTGGTCTTCGACCGGGTGCGGGAGCTGTGGGCCAAGGCCCGGAAGAAGCCACTGCCCGACGTGGCGAACCAGGCGATCATCCAGACCGTGCCCCGCACGGTGAACACCGGTATGGGCGCCCTGTTCATCCTCGTCGCGCTCACCGTCCTCGGCGGCGACTCGCTGGAGGACTTCGCGCTCGCCCTGCTCATCGGCATCATCGTCGGGACATACTCTTCGGTGATGACCGCCGTGCCGGCCGCGCTGCTCCTGGAGCGCACCAGCAAGGTCCCGCCGCCCGCCCGCACCCGCGCCCCGCGCGCCCGCCAGGGCTCGGCCCGCCGCGACCCGCTGGACAACGGCGCACGGGTGTAACACGCGCGGCCGTCCGGGTCTCCCGTGCCACATCCGGCACGGGAGACCCGGACCCGCCCGGCCTCAGAGCACCAGCGACCGCAGATACGCGCCGGTCTCCGGATCGGCCGGCAGCAGCGTCTCGACGGCCAGCTCCGCCACCGTCACATCCATCGGCGTGTTGAACGTGGCGATCGACGCGACGAACGACAGCACCCGCCCGTCGTGCTCGATGACCAGCGGCAACGCGAACGGCACCGACGGGGCGGACGGCCGCCCGTCCGCCCCGTCCGCGCCCGGCGGCAGCGGATAGCCCGCCACCTCCTCGTACAGCTCGCGCAGCTCCGCCGACCGCACCAGCGCGATCTGGCGCTCCATCTGCGCCAGCAGGTCCGCCCGCCACGCGCGCAGATTCCGGATGCGCGGGGCCAGCCCCTCCGGGTGCAGGGTGAGGCGCATGGCGTTCAGCGGCGGCGCCAGCAGATGATCCGGTACGCCGTCGAGCAGCCGGGTCATCCCCTGATTGGCGGCCACCACCGTGTACGTGCCGTCCACCACGAACGCCGGATACGGGTCGTAGCCCCCCAGCAGCCGGTCCAGGCCGTCCCGCAGCGCCCCCATCGCCGGGTCGTCGAGCGCGGTCTCCGTGTAGTGCGGGGCGTAACCCGCCATCACCAGCAGGGCGTTGCGCTCCCTGACCGGCACCTCCAGATGCTCGGCCAGCCGCAGCACCATCTCCTCGCTGGGGCGGGCGCGCCCAGTCTCGATGAACGAGATGTGCCGGGCGGAGGAGCCGGCCCGCAGCGACAGCTCCAGCTGGCTCATCCGCCGCCGTTCCCGCCAGCTGCGCAGCAGCGGCCCTACCCCCGTGTCGAGCGCGACAGTCGTCATACCCAGACCGTAACGTCACCGGCATCGACCACCACCAGTGAGGGAGCCGCCCCATGCCCGCCGCACCGCTGTCGCCGCACGAGATCGAGGACGGGCTGCGCGACCTGCCCGGCTGGACCCCGGACGGCGACCGGATCACCTGCTCCTACCGGCTGCCCTCGCATGTCGCCGCCGCCGCGTTCACCGTCCACATCGCCGCCATCCAGGACGAGCTGAACCACCACAGCGACCTGACCCTCGGCTACAACACCGTCACCCTGGCCGTGAACTCGCACGACGCGGGCGGCAAGGTCACCGGCAAGGACCTCGCCCTGGCCGCCCGCATCTCGGCGGTCGCCCCCGGCCACGGGGCCCGCTAGGGGATTTGTCGGACACCCCACCCCCTGGCCGCCGCTCAGACCACGGCGCCGAAACCCGGGTGCGCGGCGAGCCAGCGCGTGTAGCTCTCGCTGCGCCCCACCGCCTCGGTGTACGCCGCCCGCGTGTACCCGCTCACCGCCCCGGCCGCCGCCGACGCGGCGGCCGAGCGCGGGTGCCAGCCCAGCAGATGGCGCCAGCTGAGCGGCGCCCCGGCGACCGGCCGGGTGACCACCCCCGGGGTCGGCGGGAACGTCGCCCGGCACAGCCCGACCGCCCGCCCCACCTGCACCAGATGCACGACCGATGTGGTGTCCGTCTCGTACACCGAGGCCGGGCTGAACCCGGCGCGGGCACAGGCCGCCACGAAGCAGTCCGCGAAACAGCCGTCCCCCGGCACGTCCGCCCAGCACTCCTCCGCCAGCTCGGACAGCTCCAGCTCGTCCAGGCCCGCCAGCCGGTGGGTCTCCGGCAGCATCACGAACACCGGATCGACCCCGACGACCTGCCACTCCAGCCGCCCCGCGTCCGGCGGCGCGCTCTCGCCACAGGTCCCGATCAGCGCGAAGTCCAGCCGCCCGTCCACCAGTTGCGAGGCGATCTCCGCCACCGACCAGGAGGTGTACGTGGACACCGGCGCGGCCGGGTGCGCGGTCGCCAGCCGGTCCACCAGCCCGCCCAGCAGCGGGCCGTGCGTGCCGCCGAGCCGGAACCGCTCCATGGCGCCCGTGGCGTTGGCGAACCTGACCGCCTCCTCCTGGAGCTCGCTCACGGCCGGCAGCACCACCCGGGCGCGCTCCAGGACCAGTTCGCCCAGCGGGGTCGCCCGCGCGCCCGTGTGGTCCCGGTCGAACAGCGGGCCGCCGAGCGCCTTCTCGATCCGTCGCAGTTGTGCGCTGAGCGCGGGCTGCGCAAGACCCAGCGCGGCGGCGGCCTTGGTCAGGCTGCCGGTTTCGGCGATGGCACGTACGGTTCGCAGATGCCGCAACTCCAGGTCCATCACCGCACGTTATGACCCCGGTGGCCCCACGGCAATACGTCGTTGGTTTAGACCTCTTCTTCGGCCACCTGGACGCGCGTCGATGGCCGGTAGTCGCCCCCCGGCAGCCGGATCACGCCGATGTGTCCGCCAACTGCGAAGCTCCGCACGGGAGTCGACACGGGCAGATGGCTGAAAGCGGGCGACGGGCCGCCGGATCGGCCGGGAGCCGTCCGGCGGCCCGGAGCTCAGCCGCGCACCGTCCAGAAGCCCTCGCGGGCCGCCTCCGCCGCGTAGCGCGCGAACGACTTCGGGCCACGGCCCAGCGCCCGCTCCACCCCGTCCGTCACCGCCGTGTTGCGCCCGTCCAGCAGCGACGTGAACAGCCCGGCCAGAAACGCCGCCTCCGGCCCCGGCACGCCGAACCCCACCAGCATCCCCTCGTACTCCGCGCCCGTCACGGGCACATAGCGGACCTCCCGGCCCGTCGCGGCGGCGAGCTCGGCGGCCACCTCCGCGAACGTCAGCGCGCGCGGCCCGGTCAGCTCCACGACCGAGCCCGCCACCCCCTCCCCGCACAGCGCGGCCACCACCACATCGGCCAGGTCGTCCGCGTCCACGAACGGCTCGGCGGTGTCGCCCGCCGGGAACACCAGCTCCCCGCCCAGCACCCCGTCCAGCAGGGCGCCCTCGCTGAAGTTCTGGGTGAAGAACGCCGAGCGCACCACCGTCAGCACGGCGTCCCCGGCCGCCGCGCGCAGCGCCTCCTCCGCCTCCGCCGCCACCGGCTCCCCGCGCCCCGACAGCAGCACCAGCCGGCGCACCCCGCACCGCCGGGCCGCCTCCCCGAACGACGTCATGGCAGCGGGCGCCTCCGGCGCCCCCAGATCGGGCACATAGGCGACATAGGCCGCCTCCACACCGCTCAGCGCCGCCTCCCAGCCCGACGCGTCGGACCAGTCGAAGGGGATCTCGCCCCGGCGCGAACCGACCCGCACCGGCACACCCCGCGCGGACAGCCGCTCCACCACCCGGCGCCCCGTCCTGCCCGTCCCGCTCGTCACCAGCACCCGGCCCGGTCCGGCGGATTCCTCTGTCGCGTAGCGCGTCTCTTCCGTCATGACCCCAGGCTCCCCGGAACCGCCCGCCCGCCCCATCCCCGAGGCTCTCGGCTCCCTACGCCTGCGTCTACGCTGCTGCTCATGGACGCACTGGCCGAACTGCTGGACGGGCCGCGGGCGCGGGGCGCGCTGCTCCTGCGCATGGTGATGGAACCGCCCTGGTCCGTACGGATCGAGGACCGCGCCCCGCTCTGCCTGATGGCCGCGACCGGCGGCGAGGCCTGGATCGTGCCCGACGGGGACGCCGAACCCGTCCCGCTGCGCCCCGGCGACCTGGCCATTGCGCGCGGCCCCGAGCCGTACACCGTCGCCGGCCACCCGGACACCGACCCGCACGCCCGCATCGGACCCGGCGGCAGCTGCGCCACCCTGCGCGGCGAGCCGCTGTCCCAGTCCATGGAGCTGGGCGTACGGACCTGGGGCAACGCCCGCGACGGCTCGGCGACCGTCCTCGTCGGCACCTACCTCCTGGACGGCGAGATCAGCGCCCGCCTGCTGGACGCCCTGCCCCCGCTCCTCGTCCTGCCCGCCGGCGGCCGCACCGGCCCGCTCCTCGCCCTGCTGGGCGACGAGATCGCGCGGGACGAGCCGGGGCAGAGCCTGATGCTCGACCGGCTCCTCGACCTCCTGCTCGTCGCCGCGCTGCGCACCTGGTTCTCCCGCCCCGGCGCCGAACCGCCCGCCTGGTACGTGGCCATGGGCGACCCGGTCGTCGGCCTCGCGCTGCGTCTGCTGCGCGACGAGCCCGCACACCCCTGGACCGTCGCCGCGCTCGCCGCCAGGGCGGGCGTCTCACGGGCCGCCCTCGCCCGCCGGTTCACCGAACTGGTGGGGGAGCCGCCGATGGCCTATCTCACCGGCCGCCGCCTCGCCGTCGCGGCCGACCTCCTGCGCGAGACCGACGCCACCGTCGAGGCCGTGGCCCGCAAGGTGGGCTACAGCCAGGCCTTCGCGTTCAGCACCGCCTTCAAACGCGTACGCGGCGTCAGCCCGCAGGAGTACCGCAAGGGCGGCGGCTTGCCGGAACGGCAAGGAAGTTTGCGCGTGGACCCGGGCGTGGCGACGCTGGAGCCATGAGCAACCACACCGGCCACGGGCACCCCCACGACGACGGCCACCAGGGCCTCCACCACGATCGCCCCGCCCACGGACACCACCACGGCGGCCACGGCGGCGGCGAACCCGACTGGGACGTCATGGCCCCGCTCCTGGAACGGAACGCCGAACTCAGCGCCGGGCAGTACACCGAGGCGGCCCGCTGGATCGCCGCCCTGCCCAACGCGCCCGAGGTCCGCCGGGTCCTGGACGTCGGCGCCGGCCCCGGCGTCGTCGCCTGCCTGCTCGCCGAGGTCTTCCCGGACGCCGAGATCGTCGCCGTCGACGGCACCCCCGCGCTCCTCGAACGCACCCGCGCCCGCGCGCGGCGGCTCGGCCTCGCCGACCGCGTCACCACCCTGCACGCCACCCTCCCCGGACAACTCCCCGAGCTGGGCGAGGCCGATCTGATCTGGGCGGGCAACACCCTGCACCACATGGGCGACCAGCGCGCCGTGCTCGCCGGATTCGGCTCGCTGCTGCGCCCCGGCGGCACCGTCGCCCTTGTCGAGGGCGGCCTCCAGCCCCGGCAGCTCCCGCGCGACCTCGGCTTCGGCCGGCCCGGTCTGGAGGCTCGGATGGAGGCCGCCGAGGCGGAGCTCTTCCAGACGATGCGCGCCGAACTGCCCGACGCCCGGCGCGAGGTGGAGGACTGGGCCGCCCTGTTCGGCGCGGCGGGCCTCACCCCGCAGGGCACCCGCAGCTTCCTGCTCGACCTGCCCGCCCCGCTCCCCGACCCGGCCCGCGAACAGGTCGTCGCCGACTTCACCCGCCGCCGCGACGGGCTGCGCGACCACCTCGACGCCGAGGACAACGCCGTCCTCGACCGGCTGCTCGACCCCGAAGACCCGGCCGGGCTGCACCGGCGCCCCGACGTCTTCCTGCTGCTGGCCCGCACCCTCCACCTGGGCCGGCGCGTCGCCTGACCCCGGACACGACGAAGCCGCCGCCCCCGCTCGCGAAGGAGCGGGGCGGCGGCCCGGCGGGAGTGCGGCGGTCAGGCGCCGAGGTTGAACTCGCCCGGATTCGGGCCGAGCCGCTTCCCCTCGTCCAGCGCCGCGAACGCGGCCAGGTCGTCGGCGTCCAGCTCGAAGTCGAACACGTCGATGTTCTCCGCGATCCGCGACGGCGTCACGGACTTCGGGATCACCACGTTCCCCGTCTGGATGTGCCAGCGCAGCACCGCCTGGGCGGGCGTACGGCCGTGCTTTCGGG comes from the Streptomyces sp. NBC_00525 genome and includes:
- the secD gene encoding protein translocase subunit SecD gives rise to the protein MTRATTVRAILAAAVLLVSVFISLNMSPRLGLDLQGGTRMVLQAKDSETAKADRESTDRTLEVLRRRIDSLGVTEPTLTRSGDNRIIVELPDVQDPRKAAEVIGKTAQLTFHAVQGPGLPEGAEGEKDKEKDKGGKELTLPDEDGRPLALGPVALSGAGVKEAKASFDAQQGAGWTVSLDFHKDAGRKWTKLTGEAACNPVQDERRRVAIVLDEKVISSPQVSPSVSCGTGLPSGSTQITGSFSADEARELALLIEGGALPVPVEIVEQRTVGPTLGAAAIDASARAALIGASATALFIIVIYRLFGALAAVALAAYGVISYAALVGLGVTLTLPGLAGFVLAIGMAVDANVLVFERAREEFAARPGKSSSLRASLAAGFKGAWSAVADSNVTTLIAAGLLFFLGSGPVKGFGVTLAIGVLASMFSALVIARALTEIASRSRFVADYRGVNGIGIPGRVRTWLSRRNPHLMRHPRRWLTISAVLIAVAVAGIVVRGVNFGVEFTGGRLVEYSTSRPVDVDAARKALAGAGFGDAEVTTAGAGDISVRTKDLDNNEEHTLRAALAAEGGETTKVRDELIGPSLGDELRRNALIALGIAVLVQLAYLAFRFRWTFALGSVGALVHDVIILIGAFAWMGRTVDGIFLASLLTVIGYSVNDSVVVFDRVRELWAKARKKPLPDVANQAIIQTVPRTVNTGMGALFILVALTVLGGDSLEDFALALLIGIIVGTYSSVMTAVPAALLLERTSKVPPPARTRAPRARQGSARRDPLDNGARV
- a CDS encoding helix-turn-helix domain-containing protein produces the protein MTTVALDTGVGPLLRSWRERRRMSQLELSLRAGSSARHISFIETGRARPSEEMVLRLAEHLEVPVRERNALLVMAGYAPHYTETALDDPAMGALRDGLDRLLGGYDPYPAFVVDGTYTVVAANQGMTRLLDGVPDHLLAPPLNAMRLTLHPEGLAPRIRNLRAWRADLLAQMERQIALVRSAELRELYEEVAGYPLPPGADGADGRPSAPSVPFALPLVIEHDGRVLSFVASIATFNTPMDVTVAELAVETLLPADPETGAYLRSLVL
- a CDS encoding 4a-hydroxytetrahydrobiopterin dehydratase, whose amino-acid sequence is MPAAPLSPHEIEDGLRDLPGWTPDGDRITCSYRLPSHVAAAAFTVHIAAIQDELNHHSDLTLGYNTVTLAVNSHDAGGKVTGKDLALAARISAVAPGHGAR
- a CDS encoding LysR family transcriptional regulator, which produces MDLELRHLRTVRAIAETGSLTKAAAALGLAQPALSAQLRRIEKALGGPLFDRDHTGARATPLGELVLERARVVLPAVSELQEEAVRFANATGAMERFRLGGTHGPLLGGLVDRLATAHPAAPVSTYTSWSVAEIASQLVDGRLDFALIGTCGESAPPDAGRLEWQVVGVDPVFVMLPETHRLAGLDELELSELAEECWADVPGDGCFADCFVAACARAGFSPASVYETDTTSVVHLVQVGRAVGLCRATFPPTPGVVTRPVAGAPLSWRHLLGWHPRSAAASAAAGAVSGYTRAAYTEAVGRSESYTRWLAAHPGFGAVV
- a CDS encoding NmrA family transcriptional regulator, with protein sequence MTEETRYATEESAGPGRVLVTSGTGRTGRRVVERLSARGVPVRVGSRRGEIPFDWSDASGWEAALSGVEAAYVAYVPDLGAPEAPAAMTSFGEAARRCGVRRLVLLSGRGEPVAAEAEEALRAAAGDAVLTVVRSAFFTQNFSEGALLDGVLGGELVFPAGDTAEPFVDADDLADVVVAALCGEGVAGSVVELTGPRALTFAEVAAELAAATGREVRYVPVTGAEYEGMLVGFGVPGPEAAFLAGLFTSLLDGRNTAVTDGVERALGRGPKSFARYAAEAAREGFWTVRG
- a CDS encoding AraC family transcriptional regulator, with protein sequence MDALAELLDGPRARGALLLRMVMEPPWSVRIEDRAPLCLMAATGGEAWIVPDGDAEPVPLRPGDLAIARGPEPYTVAGHPDTDPHARIGPGGSCATLRGEPLSQSMELGVRTWGNARDGSATVLVGTYLLDGEISARLLDALPPLLVLPAGGRTGPLLALLGDEIARDEPGQSLMLDRLLDLLLVAALRTWFSRPGAEPPAWYVAMGDPVVGLALRLLRDEPAHPWTVAALAARAGVSRAALARRFTELVGEPPMAYLTGRRLAVAADLLRETDATVEAVARKVGYSQAFAFSTAFKRVRGVSPQEYRKGGGLPERQGSLRVDPGVATLEP
- a CDS encoding class I SAM-dependent methyltransferase; protein product: MSNHTGHGHPHDDGHQGLHHDRPAHGHHHGGHGGGEPDWDVMAPLLERNAELSAGQYTEAARWIAALPNAPEVRRVLDVGAGPGVVACLLAEVFPDAEIVAVDGTPALLERTRARARRLGLADRVTTLHATLPGQLPELGEADLIWAGNTLHHMGDQRAVLAGFGSLLRPGGTVALVEGGLQPRQLPRDLGFGRPGLEARMEAAEAELFQTMRAELPDARREVEDWAALFGAAGLTPQGTRSFLLDLPAPLPDPAREQVVADFTRRRDGLRDHLDAEDNAVLDRLLDPEDPAGLHRRPDVFLLLARTLHLGRRVA